In one Camelus ferus isolate YT-003-E chromosome 14, BCGSAC_Cfer_1.0, whole genome shotgun sequence genomic region, the following are encoded:
- the LOC102520368 gene encoding putative oxidoreductase GLYR1: protein MVTVSLQLCNLVWGKLGRYPSWPGKIVNPPKDLKKLHGKKHFFVKFFGTEDHAWIKVEQLKPYHVHKEKMIKINKGKRFQQAVDAIEEFLRRAKGKDQTSSHNSADDKNWRNSSEERSRPDSGDEKHKLSLSERKVKKNVGEGKKQVSSGSSERGSKSPLKRTQEQSPWKWGWLPKDEKDLTIPKSSTVKGMMAGPMAAFKWHPTISKAVKDAVPHFHHFLLSKTEKPTVCYQAITKKLKICEEETGPTSIQAADSTAVNGSITPTDKK from the coding sequence ATGGTGACTGTGAGTCTGCAGCTCTGCAATTTGGTGTGGGGGAAACTCGGCCGGTATCCTTCTTGGCCAGGAAAGATTGTTAACCCACCCAAGGACTTAAAGAAGCTGCATGGAAAGAAACACTTCTTTGTAAAGTTTTTTGGAACAGAAGATCATGCCTGGATCAAAGTGGAACAGCTAAAACCGTATCATGTGCATAAGGAGAAGATGATAAAGATCAACAAGGGGAAGAGATTCCAGCAAGCTGTGGATGCCATAGAAGAGTTCCTCAGAAGAGCCAAAGGGAAAGACCAGACATCATCCCACAATTCAGCTGATGACAAGAATTGGCGTAATTCCAGTGAGGAGAGAAGTAGGCCAGACTCAGGTGATGAGAAGCACAAGCTTAGCCTGTCTGAACGGAAGGTGAAGAAGAAcgtgggagaaggaaagaagcaagtGTCTTCAGGCTCCTCAGAGAGAGGCTCCAAGTCGCCTCTAAAAAGAACCCAGGAGCAAAGTCCCTGGAAGTGGGGTTGGCTCCCAAAGGATGAGAAGGATCTTACCATCCCCAAGTCTAGTACCGTGAAGGGGATGATGGCTGGACCCATGGCCGCATTTAAATGGCACCCAACCATTAGCAAGGCTGTAAAAGATGCAGTCcctcatttccatcacttcctgCTCAGCAAAACCGAGAAGCCAACTGTCTGTTACCAGGCAATcacaaagaagttgaaaatatgTGAAGAGGAGACTGGGCCCACCTCCATCCAGGCAGCAGACAGCACAGCCGTGAATGGCAGCATCACACCCACAGACAAAAAGTAG